The genomic segment TCAGCATTATAAGATGGAAGCATTGGAACTACTTTCGCTTTTGATATACGAGCTAATTTACCAACCCCTTTAAGGGTAGCTTTTTCAGTTTCAAAGAAAGGCACAAAAACACTATTCTTCGCGCCATGATCTTCATCGGGTAAGTAGTACCCTAAATAACCTGCTTTAATTGCCTTAATTAATGGTTTAATACCAGCACTACGAGGGTAAATCTTACCACCATACTGCATACGCTGAACGTGCATTAACCAATCTGTAATCGGATTTTTTTGGGGCTTCATCATATTAGTCACACGATGACCACGCGATGCTAATAAAATAGCGGGAAAATCAACAGCCCAAGCATGAGGAACCAACGCAATAACATTTTCTTTCTGCTCAAGAAGAGGAAATAAATTATCCCCTCCAACAAACACACCTCTACCTTCATTATAACGACGGCTACGTACTAATAATTCAGAAAAACCCAACATAACTTGAGCAGCTGTCACATAGGTTTTTTCTAATAATTTCTGCTGTTCTTGCTCTGATTTTTCAGGAAAGCAAAGTGAAATATTTAACTTTGCACGATTAATAGCACCACTTGGCCTTTTAAGTATTAACTTAACAATTTTCGCTGCCAATTTATCCCTTAATCTAAAAGGAATATAAGCCAAAATAATAGCAAAACCAATCCCTAACCAAGTTGGCCAGTATTTAGGATGAAGAAACACCCATTGAAAAGTTGGGTTATAAATATTTTTATCGACAGTTTCACTCATTAATAGATTCACTTAATTCGTTATTATGAATTGTATACCCAAGTAACTTGGAGAGCCGTATGATATAACAAAGCATTACTGATAGAAACCAAGGAAATAAGAATGACTTTTCAGTTACACCCACGCCTACAGCAAGATTGTATCGTTCTAGGAAATCTTCCTTTATGCCAAGTATTAATGATTAAAGAAGATATTGGACCTTGGTTAATTTTAGTCCCAAGAATTGCAGATTTGAAAGAAATTCATCATATGACTGATGAACAACAAGTTCAATTTATTAAAGAATCGAGCGCTGTTGCACAGTTATTAGAAGATAATTTTACGCCAGATAAGATCAACATCGGTGCTTTAGGTAACTTAGTTCCTCAACTTCATATTCATCATATTGCACGCTTTACAACTGATTGTGCGTGGCCAGGACCGGTATGGGGCAACACTAATGGAGTGATAAGAGAGCAATCAGATTTACTTTATTTAATTGAAAAGCTTCGTGAAAAATTAAGTACGCTACTAGGGTTTAAGCAATAATAAAGAATGAGATAATAAAAAGGCAGACCTATTTAGATCTGCCTTTCTTTTTATTTTAATTTATGTACACGATTATACGCTTTGAAGCTCATCCCATAGATCGGCAACAATAATGCGATCAGCGGGTGCTAATTCTGATTTTGCAGCGTCAAGACTGTCATTGATGTGTGCTTTTAATACTTCAGTATCACTTACGCCTTGCTCTTCACATTTAGCAACAGACAGTGAAATATGACCTCGTAAATAGCCACCTGCAAATAACTCATCATCCGATGCTGTTTCAATTCGAGCATCAATCAGTTCAAGCATTTTTTCTTCAAATTCAATAATCATCTTTTTCCTATTGGACAATAAATTGTTCTTTAGTTAGTGGAGTGACTTGATAAAACTTACGCAACGCATTTGATAACGCCTCTACACGCGGAGGTAATCCATTATCTAAAATCCCCATCACTTCATTATGTACTTTAGCCATGAATGCTAAACGATCTGGTTCAAAATCGCCATTTAAGTTGTCACAACTGACGTTAAATTTTAAACCCGCACTTAATGAAAGGATCCACTCATACGCTTGAGGTCGAATTTCGACTTTCTCAAACTCAGATTGAACTTGCTCTGTTCTGCCATCAGGTTCATACCAATAGCCAAAATCTTCCAATCGACGACGTTCAGGGCCAGCGACACACCAATGGGCAATCTCATGCATGCCTGATTGATAAAAGCCACGAGCAAACACAATTCTATGGTAATTAACCTTATCATCTGCAGGTAAATAAATTGGTTCATCCCCACCTAATTCAAGCCTAGTATTAAACGAATGAGAAAATGTTGAATTAAAGACAGAAATTAAATCTTGGTACTGATGATACATAGATGCTGTGCCGTATAACCATATAAAATTGATGGCTATTCTACCCTTTGTTCTCTATTTTGTCTTTCTCTTCTAATTTATCGATACTTCGGATAAGTTTATCTAATGAAAAGATTTTCAGAATAGTTTTTTTCATTCGTAATAGTCGTTAACATTTCATAAAATCCTTCTCTAATTTTCGCCTACATGGCATTTTTTGGTATTAGTAAATGTTATTAACAATTCTTTATATTATAGGGATCACCGCTGAAGCCATGACTGGCGCATTGGCGGCAGGCAAGAAAAAAATGGATTGGTTTGGTGTAATGCTAGTAGCAAGTGCAACTGCTATTGGTGGTGGTACAGTGCGTGATATCTTATTAGGTCACTACCCTATTGGTTGGGTGAAAAATCCACAGTTCTTAGTTATTACCTGCATTGCTGGTGTATTGACGACATGGATTGGCCCATGGGTTGCTAAAAACCATCGATTTTTTGTGGTATTAGATGCTATTGGTTTAATTGTGTTTAGCATTATTGGCTCACAAGTGGCGCTAGATATGGGCCTACATCCATTAATATGTGTGGTAGCAGCCATTGTTACCGGTGTCTTTGGTGGGTTATTACGAGATCTATTCTGTCGTCAAATGCCAATGGTATTACATAACGAACTCTACGCATCGATTTCACTGCTTTCATCAGTCTTATACATTAGTTTGTTGCACTTCGGCGTAGATGAATTAATAACAACGGTTGTCACTATCACGATTGGTTTTTCTGCGCGTATGGCGGCGGTAAAATTTGGTTGGTGTTTACCTGTGTTTCATTTAGATATTACCGAAGATCAGCCAGAAAGCGTTAAGAAGTGATGAACGTTAAAGAGACTAGGGACGAGATCTTAGGGGCTAGGAAGAGCTAAACATCAAATACAAACAGAAAGAGCCAGATCGAATATAACTTCGTATCTGGCTCTTTTTATTTCTAACTTTAGATAGGATTAATTATTGAAAAACGAGTCCTTAGCTCTAGCCCTAAATCTTTGGCGTCTCTGTTTGTACACCGAAGTTCTGACCACGGTGACGAACTAAATGATCCATAACCACAATCGCTAACATCGCTTCTGCAATAGGAACGGCACGGATACCAACACAAGGATCATGACGACCTTTAGTGATCAGCTCTGTTTTCTCACCGCTACGAGTAATCGTTTCACCCGGAACAGTAATACTGGAAGTTGGTTTCAATGCAATATGAGCCACAATATCTTGGCCTGATGAAATACCACCTAAAATACCGCCAGCATGGTTTGAACTAAACCCTTCTGGTGTTAATGGATCACGGTGCTCTGAACCACGTTGTTGCACTACTTCAAAACCATCGCCGATTTCAACGCCTTTAACCGCGTTAATTCCCATCAAAGCGTGAGCAACATCTGCATCTAAACGATCAAAAACAGGTTCGCCTAAACCAACCGGTACACCTTGTGCAACCACGGTGATTTTAGCGCCAATAGAGTCACCCTCTTTCTTTAGCTTACGAATAAGCTCATCAAAGGCTTCTACTTTGCTTGCATCAGGGCAGAAAAACGCATTATTTTCGATTTCATTCCAATCAACAGAATCAATGGCAACATTACCCATTTGTGATAAGTAAGCGCGGATCTCAATACCAAACTCTTGTTTTAAGTATTTCTTTGCTACAGCACCAGCCGCTACACGCATCGCCGTTTCACGAGCAGATGAACGACCACCGCCACGGTAATCACGTTGTCCATATTTCTGATGGTAAGTATAATCTGCATGTCCCGGACGGAACTTATCTTTGATTTCTGAATAGTCTTTAGAGCGTTGATCGGTGTTTTCAATCAATAAGCCAATTGATGTTCCCGTGGTTTTTCCTTCAAATACACCCGATAAAATTTTCACCTCGTCTGCTTCACGACGTTGTGTGGTGTATTTCGATGTACCTGGTTTACGACGATCTAAATCAATCTGTAAATCTGACTCAGTCAATGCTAAACCAGGAGGGCATCCATCAACAATGCAACCTAATGCTAATCCATGGCTTTCACCAAATGTCGTTACTCGAAAATGTTGTCCAATAGAGTTTCCAGCCATTACTTCCTCTGTAAATATTATTGATTCGTCATAATAAATCCATATTGGCTTGAATCTAGTAAAGAGTAAACCCCTATATGCTGTTTATTACGAACATAGTTTTTACTTAATAGAATAAAAAACACTTATCCAATACATGCGGCAAATACATTATGAAATGAATCAAAAGCGGCAAAATGTGACCATGCTTCCAAACCTATTTCTATAAATTCAGCTTAATACCTTCAAGAAAACTAGCACAATGAAAAATTGAAGCATATACTTAACAAATAGAGATCATTTAATTTACCTTTAAAGCTTTCATCGACGTTGTCGATATAAATATCAAGAAATAAAACAAAATATAGACAAATGCTAAACAATCTCAACTTGGCATTGATATTGCTATTAGTAAATTGTCATTTATTTAAAAGGTCTCATTTATGAAACTATTTCAATTGGTAAAGAAAGTATTTAATAGAAGTCACAACGTTCAAAAACAGCAAGAGCTACGTGAGCGTCTTGATTTTGCGATGTCACAAAGTAAAGAGGCATAAAAAAGCCCAATGTAAACATTAGGCTTTTTCATGTCTGTTAATGCAATAAATTAATCTCGGTAAAGAGAGAACTCATCAGCACAATCTAGAAGCTGTTGCTTAGTTAACATGAATACACCATGTCCACCTTCAGCAAACTCAATCCACGTAAATGGAATTTCTGGGTACTGATCCATCATATGAACCATCGAGTTACCCACTTCACAGATCAAGAAACCGTCATCAGTTAAGTAATCTGGTGCATTCGCTAGAATACGACGAACTAATTTAAGACCATCAGTACCTGCTGCTAAACCTAATTCAGGCTCGTGCTCAAACTCATCAGGTAAGCTGTTCATGTCTTCTTCATCCACATACGGTGGGTTTGAAACAATGAAGTTATACTGATCTTTTGGAATGTCTCGTAATAGATCAGAACGCATTGGGAACACTTGTTGCTCCATGCCGTGATCTTGAACGTTTTGCTCTGCAACCATTAGTGCGTCAGTTGAAATATCAATCGCATCTACTTCTGCATCTGGGAATGCATGAGCACACGCGATAGCGATACAACCACTACCCGTACAAAGATCCATAATGCGAGTTGGTTCTTCTTTCAACCATGGTTCAAATTGTGTTTCAATCAATTCAGCGATTGGTGAACGAGGCACAAGTACGCGCTCATCAACAAAGAACTCAAGACCACAGAACCACGCTTTATTAGTTAAATAAGCTGTTGGAATGCGCTCGTTAATACGGCGAACAACACGCTCAACAATACGTAAACGCTCTGTTGATGTTAAACGAGATTCACGCACATGAGCAGGAACATCAATAGGTAAATATAACGTAGGAAGTACGAGTTGAACCGCTTCATCCCATGCGTTATCTGTACCATGGCCATAAAAAAGACCTGCTGCATTAAAGCGGCTTACTGTCCAACGCAACATATCCTGTAACGTATGAAGCTCAGAAACGGCCTCTTCTACAAAAATCTTATCCAAAATTGCCCCCAAAACAAGTTATAATACTGCTGTTAATTATTGGAATTTAAAAATGAGCAAAAACGACCACCTATCAGATGACGAACTTTCGCTGTTCCGTGAAGCAGTACAAGGCTCTAAAAAGTTGCAACAGGATACCATAATCCATCAACCGAGTAAGAACTTTAGCGAACAACAAAAGCAAAGAAAATCGTTAAAAGAAGGGAAAAATGAAGAGTTTTTCTTTTCTGATGAATTTGTGCCGCTTTTAGACGAAGAAGGCCCAGTTCGCTACGCTAGAGATGGCGTATCAAAATACGAAGTAAAACGCCTAAGACGTGGTGTTTATGTGCCTGATGTCTTTCTGGATATGCATGGTATGAAGCAAGATGAAGCCAAACGAGAGTTAGGTTCAATGATTGCTTATTGTCTTAAAGAAAATATTTCTTGTGCTAGTGTGATGCACGGGATTGGTAAACATATCTTAAAGAAAAAAGTGCCTTTATGGCTTGCTCAACATCCTGATGTAATGGCTTTTCACCAAGCGCCTTTAGAGTTTGGTGGTGCCGGAGCAATTTTAGTCTTACTCTCGATCCCAGACAGATAGATACAAAAAAGATCCCGAAAAGCATCATAATCGCCGATGCAAAGGGATCTTTTTTAGGGTACTTCGCTATTGCTTTATGGCTGTTGCAACCATAACAGTTCACTTTTCCCTGTCGTGTGAGAATACTCAACACAAGATATCGCTGATGTAGGAAACATTGGTGGCATGATCCCAGGAACAAAATCCGCCGTTAAATATCCAACAAGAGGCAGATGAGAAACAATTAAGATATTCTCAATCTCTGCAACGCTACCTAACGCTTTCACGTATTCCACCACATCATCAGAATCACCGTATGGCGTGATCTCATCAGAGGTTTCAACTTTCGCATCAGCAACACTCAATATAGGTTTAATTACTTTCCAAGTTTGTTGAGCTCGAATGTATGGACTAACCAAAACATAATCAAACTTAGTATGATGTGTGCTCATTAACCATTGTGCTATTTTTGCTGATTGGCTCTCGCCCCGTGAGGTTAAATTACGCTCTTCATCAGAAGGCGCATACGATTCCGCTTCACCATGACGCATTATGAATACTTTCATTTATTCATTCTCAAATCATTACTAACCTCACAATAGTAGCAAGCAATTGAAAAAAGAGGAAAGAGAGAGTTTGCTAGTCTGTGGGTTCAGCGCCATAATTGTAAAATAAATATAATAATTTAAGACGTTTTTGTCTTAAAACAGGAGCGCCCTGTGCATATCAGCCCAAATGATCAAAAACACTATCGGTTCATTGAACTTGATAATAAATTGCCTGTATTACTCATTCAAGATGATACGGCTCCTCGCTCTTCTGCTGCTCTTTCTGTCAATGTTGGTCACTTTGATGATCCTGAACATAGACCAGGGCTCGCTCATTTTTTAGAGCACATGCTGTTTCTTGGTACTGAAAAATACCCAAAAGTTGGTGATTTTCACTCTTTTATAAATCAACAAGGTGGTTCAAATAACGCTTGGACTGGTACTGAAAATACGACTTTCTTTTTTGAAGTATCCCATAATGCCTTCGAAGAAGGTCTTGACCGTTTTGGTCAATTTTTCTATGCCTCACTCTTTAATGAAGAAGCTGTCGATAAAGAACGTTTAGCTGTCGATTCTGAATATCGATTAAAATTAAAAGATGATGTTCGTCGAGTTTATCAAGTTCATAAAGAAACCGTTAATCAAGCACATCCGTTCTCAAAGTTTTCAGTTGGAAGTATTGATACTTTAGCCGACGCTGAAGACTCTTCAATCCGCGATGAAATGTTGGCTTTTTATCAACAACATTATTCTGCTGATTTAATGACAGCTGTCGTATTAGGCGATCGCCCCTTATGCGAGTTGGAGCTGTTAGCAACTCAATCTTTTGGGGCTATTCCAAATCAAAATTTTGGTCATAAAAGTATCGATGTTCCTTATGTTACAGAGAAAGAGCAAGCCTGTTGGATTAATATAGAGCCATTAAAAGAAGTCCGGAAATTAAACTTAGCCTTCCACCTACCAAACCAAGACCGCTTCTACAAAACTAAGCCTTTAAATTACCTTGGTCACTTATTAGGTTATGAAGGTGACGGTAGCTTAATGTTACACCTAAAGAGATTAGGATATATTCACTCATTAACAGCAGGAGGTGGTGTTAGTGGTAGTAACTTCAGGGAATTTACTCTGGCTTATAACCTAACAGAAAAAGGCCTCAATAAAGCGGATGAGATAATAGAACTCACCTTCCAATATATTGAATTAATTAAGCAAAAAGGACTTGAAGAATGGCGCTACAGTGAGAAAAAAGCTGTTTTAGAATCTGCCTTTCAATTCCAAGAAAAAAGTAAGCCTCTTGATTTAGTCAGCCATTTGGTTATGAATCTACAGCGTTACCACCATGACGATACAATGTACGCTGATTACATGATGGAAGGTTATCATGAACATCAGATAAATGACCTTCTGGCTCTATTTACGCCTGAAAAGATGCGAGTTACCTTAATTGCACAAGGTCTAAAGTACGATCGTGAAGATAAATGGTATTACACTCCTTATTCTGTTCGCCCCCTAACTCAAGAACAACTAGCAACTTGGAACACCAAAGAACTACACCCTGAATTACATTTACCCGAAAAAAACCCTTATATTTGCTACAATCTTGAACCTCAAGAGTTACATGGCAATGATGAATTTCCAACCCTAATTGACGATCTACCCGGTTTTCGATTATGGCATAAGCAAGAAGATGAGTTTCGAGTTCCTAAAGGTATGGTTTACATTGCCATTGATAGCCCACACTCAATCTCCGATCCAAGAAAAATTGTGAAAACCCGCTTGTGCGTTGAAATGCTAATGGATGCTCTCAGCGAACAAACCTACCAAGCTGAAATTGCAGGTATGGGTTATAACCTTTATTGCCATCAAGGTGGTGTGACTCTCACTTTGTCTGGATTCAGCGAAAAACAGCCATTATTACTTGAACTAATTTTACAACGTTTTGCCACTCGTGATTTCAGTTCTGAACGCTTTGAATTTATTAAAACTCAATTAATCCGCCATTGGAGCAATGCATCTAAAGAACGACCTATTTCTCAGCTATTTAATGCATTATCTGGAATATTACAACCGAATAACCCTCCTTACCCTGTTCTTCTGGAAGCTCTAGAAAGTATTGAGGCTGATGATTTACCCAATTTTGTTGAGGCTATGTTTTCTGAATTGCATGTTGAAATGTTTGTTTATGGTGATTGGTCAAAAGAACAAGCTCTTGAACTTGGCTCATCGCTGAAAAACGCACTTCGTATGCAAAATCAAACTTATGAAGAATCGTTCCGCCCACTAATCATGCTTGGTAGTTCTGGGACTTTTCAACGTGAATTATTTTGTGATCACTCTGATTCAGCTTTATTGATTTATTATCAATCAGTACAAGAAGACCCTCGTAGTTTTGCTCTTTATACCTTAGCAAACCATTTAAT from the Aliivibrio wodanis genome contains:
- a CDS encoding lipid A biosynthesis acyltransferase, producing the protein MSETVDKNIYNPTFQWVFLHPKYWPTWLGIGFAIILAYIPFRLRDKLAAKIVKLILKRPSGAINRAKLNISLCFPEKSEQEQQKLLEKTYVTAAQVMLGFSELLVRSRRYNEGRGVFVGGDNLFPLLEQKENVIALVPHAWAVDFPAILLASRGHRVTNMMKPQKNPITDWLMHVQRMQYGGKIYPRSAGIKPLIKAIKAGYLGYYLPDEDHGAKNSVFVPFFETEKATLKGVGKLARISKAKVVPMLPSYNAEIGKFEIIVLPVIENFPSGDDETDARAMNHAIEQLIAERPEQYMWVLNLLRTRSDGSRRY
- a CDS encoding inner membrane protein, encoding MLLTILYIIGITAEAMTGALAAGKKKMDWFGVMLVASATAIGGGTVRDILLGHYPIGWVKNPQFLVITCIAGVLTTWIGPWVAKNHRFFVVLDAIGLIVFSIIGSQVALDMGLHPLICVVAAIVTGVFGGLLRDLFCRQMPMVLHNELYASISLLSSVLYISLLHFGVDELITTVVTITIGFSARMAAVKFGWCLPVFHLDITEDQPESVKK
- the aroC gene encoding chorismate synthase (5-enolpyruvylshikimate-3-phosphat phospholyase), giving the protein MAGNSIGQHFRVTTFGESHGLALGCIVDGCPPGLALTESDLQIDLDRRKPGTSKYTTQRREADEVKILSGVFEGKTTGTSIGLLIENTDQRSKDYSEIKDKFRPGHADYTYHQKYGQRDYRGGGRSSARETAMRVAAGAVAKKYLKQEFGIEIRAYLSQMGNVAIDSVDWNEIENNAFFCPDASKVEAFDELIRKLKKEGDSIGAKITVVAQGVPVGLGEPVFDRLDADVAHALMGINAVKGVEIGDGFEVVQQRGSEHRDPLTPEGFSSNHAGGILGGISSGQDIVAHIALKPTSSITVPGETITRSGEKTELITKGRHDPCVGIRAVPIAEAMLAIVVMDHLVRHRGQNFGVQTETPKI
- a CDS encoding putative methyltransferase codes for the protein MGAILDKIFVEEAVSELHTLQDMLRWTVSRFNAAGLFYGHGTDNAWDEAVQLVLPTLYLPIDVPAHVRESRLTSTERLRIVERVVRRINERIPTAYLTNKAWFCGLEFFVDERVLVPRSPIAELIETQFEPWLKEEPTRIMDLCTGSGCIAIACAHAFPDAEVDAIDISTDALMVAEQNVQDHGMEQQVFPMRSDLLRDIPKDQYNFIVSNPPYVDEEDMNSLPDEFEHEPELGLAAGTDGLKLVRRILANAPDYLTDDGFLICEVGNSMVHMMDQYPEIPFTWIEFAEGGHGVFMLTKQQLLDCADEFSLYRD
- a CDS encoding UPF0115 protein; protein product: MSKNDHLSDDELSLFREAVQGSKKLQQDTIIHQPSKNFSEQQKQRKSLKEGKNEEFFFSDEFVPLLDEEGPVRYARDGVSKYEVKRLRRGVYVPDVFLDMHGMKQDEAKRELGSMIAYCLKENISCASVMHGIGKHILKKKVPLWLAQHPDVMAFHQAPLEFGGAGAILVLLSIPDR
- the sixA gene encoding phosphohistidine phosphatase SixA translates to MKVFIMRHGEAESYAPSDEERNLTSRGESQSAKIAQWLMSTHHTKFDYVLVSPYIRAQQTWKVIKPILSVADAKVETSDEITPYGDSDDVVEYVKALGSVAEIENILIVSHLPLVGYLTADFVPGIMPPMFPTSAISCVEYSHTTGKSELLWLQQP
- a CDS encoding peptidase family M16 produces the protein MHISPNDQKHYRFIELDNKLPVLLIQDDTAPRSSAALSVNVGHFDDPEHRPGLAHFLEHMLFLGTEKYPKVGDFHSFINQQGGSNNAWTGTENTTFFFEVSHNAFEEGLDRFGQFFYASLFNEEAVDKERLAVDSEYRLKLKDDVRRVYQVHKETVNQAHPFSKFSVGSIDTLADAEDSSIRDEMLAFYQQHYSADLMTAVVLGDRPLCELELLATQSFGAIPNQNFGHKSIDVPYVTEKEQACWINIEPLKEVRKLNLAFHLPNQDRFYKTKPLNYLGHLLGYEGDGSLMLHLKRLGYIHSLTAGGGVSGSNFREFTLAYNLTEKGLNKADEIIELTFQYIELIKQKGLEEWRYSEKKAVLESAFQFQEKSKPLDLVSHLVMNLQRYHHDDTMYADYMMEGYHEHQINDLLALFTPEKMRVTLIAQGLKYDREDKWYYTPYSVRPLTQEQLATWNTKELHPELHLPEKNPYICYNLEPQELHGNDEFPTLIDDLPGFRLWHKQEDEFRVPKGMVYIAIDSPHSISDPRKIVKTRLCVEMLMDALSEQTYQAEIAGMGYNLYCHQGGVTLTLSGFSEKQPLLLELILQRFATRDFSSERFEFIKTQLIRHWSNASKERPISQLFNALSGILQPNNPPYPVLLEALESIEADDLPNFVEAMFSELHVEMFVYGDWSKEQALELGSSLKNALRMQNQTYEESFRPLIMLGSSGTFQRELFCDHSDSALLIYYQSVQEDPRSFALYTLANHLMSASFFNEIRTKQQLGYMVGTGNLPLNKHPGLILYVQSPMAPPALLLDAIDEFLNAFYMILLELNEAQWQSSKQGLIDQISDRDTNLRGRAQRFWSCIGNKDLNFDHKERVAEDLKALTRSEMIRFVVNILKPRTANRLIMHSQGTEHQQYDRLDAGLEIDSIDEFQLRAKDVKLG